TTAAAACCCTCTATTGATACCTTGCTAGACAAGGTGCCATCAAAATATTCACTCGTAATCTTAGAAGCAAAGCGTGCCCACGAACTAGAGGCAGGTGCGCCAGCTACTCAAGAGTTTAAGTCTGAAAAATCAACTCTTCGCGCTTTGGAAGAAATTGAGTCAGGAAACGTTACGATTCACCCAGATCCAGAAGGAAAACGTGAAGCGGTTCGTCTCCGTATCGAAGAAGAAAAACGCCGCAAAGAAGAAGAAGAAAAGAAAATCAAAGAGCAAATTGCTAAAGAAAAAGAAGATGGTGAAAAAATTTAAGGTTGGGGGGACTCAATCTTATTTTTTCTATTGCAAGAATTTACTGACAAGAAGGAGGTGAGAAGATGGCGATCGCAAAGATTATCGTGGATGTTCCCCTGATGCAGACGGATCAGCCATACAGTTACAAGGTCCCTGAGGAATTTGTAGAGATGCTAGAAGTCGGTATGCGGGTTCATGTCCCCTTCGGCAAAGGCAATCGTTTGATCCAAGGGATTGTGCTAGGTTTGGAGTCCCAGCCGGATGAAGAAGCTGCCAATCAGGATTTGAAAGAGATTGCAGAGGTGCTAGACTTTTCTCCTGTCTTGACTCAAGAGCAACTCTGGCTAGCTGAGGAGCTACGAAAGTCCGTCTTTTCTTACAAAATCTCCATTCTAAAAGCTATGCTTCCAGGGTTTTTAAACTCCAGCTATGATAAGATTCTCTATCCTCTGGAAGGTCTCAGTCAGGAAGACAAAGAGCGCTTGTTTGGTTCAGAAGATTCGCTAGCCTTTTCTTCTCTAGATTTAGCCAAGCAGGCTGAGATGATGCGTTTGACTAGGAAAGGTTTGCTCCGCTTAGAATACCAGGCAGTCGATCAAAAGAAGGTCAAGACCCAGTCTTGGTATGAGGTTGATGCTATTCGACTAAAGCAGATTGAGATTTCCGCGCGTGCCAAAAAAAAGACAGAGCTGAGAGACTATTTGCTTGCTCATCCTGAAAGTGCTCCTCTGGCTAGCTTGTTAGAATCCTACTCACGCGAGCAAGTCAACTTCTTTGTGGAGCAAGGAGCTCTAACCTTAATTCAAAAGGAAGTGCAACGCTCAGCTGCTTATTTCGAAGGTATTGAAGCAAGTAGACCTTTGGAATTGAATCCTGAACAAAGACAGGCGCGTGATGCCGTTGTCAGTGCTATTGGCAGTCAACAGCCTCCATTCCTCCTTCAAGGGATTACAGGAAGTGGGAAAACTGAGGTTTACTTGCAGATTATCCAAGGAGCCTTGTACAAGGGTAAGACGGCTATTTTGCTGGTACCTGAGATTTCTCTGACGCCACAAATGACGGAGCGTTTCATTGCTCGTTTTGGCGAGAAAGTGGCCATTCTTCACTCAGGCTTGTCCAATGGTGAAAAGTACGATGAATGGCGCAAGGTGGAACGTGGCGATGCCCAAGTTGTCGTTGGTGCCAGATCGGCCATCTTTGCACCTATAAAAAATCTCGGTGTCATCATTATCGATGAAGAACACGAAGCCAGCTATAAACAAGACAGCAATCCGCGTTATCATGCTAGAGAGGTCGCCATTCTACGGGCCCAGTACAATCAAGCGGCTTTGGTTCTTGGTTCGGCGACACCGAGCTTAGAGAGCCGTGCACGGGCTGGAAAAGGTGTCTATCACCACTTGCGACTAACCCAACGAGCTAA
Above is a window of Streptococcus oralis subsp. dentisani DNA encoding:
- the rpoZ gene encoding DNA-directed RNA polymerase subunit omega codes for the protein MMLKPSIDTLLDKVPSKYSLVILEAKRAHELEAGAPATQEFKSEKSTLRALEEIESGNVTIHPDPEGKREAVRLRIEEEKRRKEEEEKKIKEQIAKEKEDGEKI
- a CDS encoding primosomal protein N' — protein: MAIAKIIVDVPLMQTDQPYSYKVPEEFVEMLEVGMRVHVPFGKGNRLIQGIVLGLESQPDEEAANQDLKEIAEVLDFSPVLTQEQLWLAEELRKSVFSYKISILKAMLPGFLNSSYDKILYPLEGLSQEDKERLFGSEDSLAFSSLDLAKQAEMMRLTRKGLLRLEYQAVDQKKVKTQSWYEVDAIRLKQIEISARAKKKTELRDYLLAHPESAPLASLLESYSREQVNFFVEQGALTLIQKEVQRSAAYFEGIEASRPLELNPEQRQARDAVVSAIGSQQPPFLLQGITGSGKTEVYLQIIQGALYKGKTAILLVPEISLTPQMTERFIARFGEKVAILHSGLSNGEKYDEWRKVERGDAQVVVGARSAIFAPIKNLGVIIIDEEHEASYKQDSNPRYHAREVAILRAQYNQAALVLGSATPSLESRARAGKGVYHHLRLTQRANPLATIPEVQVIDFRDYIGQNETSNFTPLLLEAIQDRLDKKEQVVLMLNRRGYSSFVMCRECGMVDTCPNCDISLTLHMDTKTMNCHYCGFSKGIPHVCPNCQSRSIRYYGTGTQKAYDELAELFPQARILRMDVDTTRKKGSHQALLDQFGQGKADILLGTQMIAKGLDFPNVTLVGVLNADTALNLPDFRSSERTFQLLTQVSGRAGRAEKAGQVLIQSYNPEHYAIRFAKDQDYEGFYAYEMGIRRQLGYPPYYFTIGITLSHKKEEEVVKRAYEVMGILRSGLSETSKILGPTPKPIARTHNLYHYQILIKYRLEDELGPTLNQVLALTQERENSELRLSIDHEPQQFL